A window of Halomonas sp. H10-9-1 contains these coding sequences:
- a CDS encoding FAD-dependent monooxygenase — MVQRGMDETLDAVIVGGGMVGAAVAAALGQAGMSVALVEGGGPPAAIPIEAPFDLRVSSLNLASQRLLEAVGAWTFIPAARRCPFRRIEASDTAEKRHIRFNAAELELPDFGHFVENRVIRRALWQRLAELPGVTTLCHAGPVAWVPGGHRSLLELDDGRMLAARLVVGADGAGSHTRALASIATRDEDYGQRALITNVRTQLPQQDVSWQRFTPRGPQAMLPLPGHYASLIWYDSAEATLAREALDDESLRQAIEREFPARLGGIETVLGRASFPIRRRHAERYVRPRLALVGDAAHVIHPLAGQGLNLGLQDAEALSRRAIAAFHAGRDPGGRPVLAGYARERRPQTLAMIAAMETFHHVFTGAAPLRHAGAAGLALAERLEGAKRQVMRHALGL, encoded by the coding sequence ATGGTGCAAAGAGGCATGGACGAGACCCTGGATGCGGTCATCGTCGGCGGCGGCATGGTCGGTGCGGCGGTGGCGGCGGCACTGGGCCAGGCCGGCATGAGCGTGGCGCTGGTGGAGGGCGGCGGCCCGCCGGCGGCGATCCCCATTGAGGCCCCCTTCGACCTGCGGGTGTCATCGCTCAACCTGGCCTCCCAGCGGCTGCTGGAGGCGGTGGGCGCCTGGACATTCATTCCCGCGGCACGGCGCTGCCCCTTCCGCCGTATCGAGGCCAGCGACACGGCCGAGAAGCGCCATATCCGCTTCAACGCCGCCGAGCTCGAGCTGCCGGACTTCGGCCACTTCGTCGAGAACCGGGTGATCCGCCGCGCCCTGTGGCAGCGCCTGGCCGAGCTGCCGGGGGTGACCACGCTCTGCCATGCCGGGCCGGTGGCCTGGGTCCCCGGCGGCCACCGCAGCCTGCTGGAGCTCGACGACGGCCGGATGCTGGCGGCGCGGCTGGTGGTGGGCGCCGACGGCGCCGGCTCGCACACCCGTGCACTTGCCAGCATCGCCACTCGCGACGAGGACTACGGCCAGCGCGCGCTGATCACCAACGTGCGTACCCAGCTACCCCAGCAGGACGTCAGTTGGCAGCGCTTCACCCCCCGCGGCCCCCAGGCGATGCTGCCGCTGCCCGGCCACTACGCCTCGTTGATCTGGTACGACAGCGCCGAGGCCACCCTGGCCCGGGAAGCACTGGATGACGAGTCTCTGCGCCAGGCCATCGAGCGCGAGTTTCCCGCTCGGCTGGGTGGCATCGAGACGGTGCTCGGCCGTGCCAGCTTCCCCATCCGGCGTCGCCACGCCGAACGCTATGTGCGCCCGCGCCTGGCGCTGGTGGGCGATGCCGCCCATGTGATCCATCCGCTGGCCGGCCAGGGGCTCAACCTGGGGCTGCAGGACGCCGAGGCGCTGAGCCGGCGGGCGATCGCCGCCTTCCATGCCGGCCGCGACCCGGGTGGCCGCCCGGTTCTGGCCGGCTACGCCCGCGAAAGGCGCCCCCAGACCCTGGCGATGATCGCCGCCATGGAGACCTTCCATCACGTCTTCACCGGGGCCGCGCCGCTGCGCCACGCCGGCGCCGCCGGTCTGGCGCTGGCCGAGCGGCTGGAGGGCGCCAAGCGCCAAGTGATGCGTCACGCCCTGGGGCTCTAG
- a CDS encoding metal ABC transporter permease, with protein MLELLDAWLLAPLDYGFMKRALVASLALSLAAPPLGVFLMLRGMSLIGDAMAHAILPGVALGFLAAGFSLPIMSLGGILSGLLVAVLAGSVSQMTGHREDSAMASFFLISLAAGVMLVSLGGSSVDLTHVLFGSILAVDTTALLLIAAISSLIVVILAVIFRALVVECLDPLFLRGQGSPVGLVHGLFLGLVVLNLTAGFQTLGTLMAVGLMMLPATTARFWSQRLEGLIGIAILVALVASSGGLLLSYHLNLPSGPSIILLAGGGYLLSALVGRHHSLLARLRRRATPLGAPEHD; from the coding sequence ATGCTGGAACTGCTTGACGCCTGGCTGCTCGCCCCCCTCGACTACGGCTTCATGAAGCGCGCCCTGGTGGCCAGCCTGGCGCTATCGCTGGCCGCACCGCCGCTGGGGGTCTTCCTGATGCTGCGCGGCATGAGCCTGATCGGCGACGCCATGGCCCATGCCATCCTCCCCGGGGTGGCGCTAGGCTTCCTCGCCGCCGGCTTCTCGCTGCCGATCATGAGCCTTGGCGGCATCCTCTCGGGGCTGCTGGTGGCGGTACTGGCCGGCAGCGTGTCGCAGATGACCGGCCATCGCGAGGACTCCGCCATGGCCAGCTTCTTCCTGATCTCGCTGGCCGCCGGCGTCATGCTGGTATCGCTGGGCGGCAGCAGCGTCGACCTCACCCATGTGCTGTTCGGCTCTATCCTCGCCGTCGACACCACCGCCCTGCTGCTGATCGCCGCCATCAGCAGCCTGATCGTGGTGATCCTGGCGGTGATCTTCCGCGCCCTGGTGGTGGAGTGCCTGGATCCGCTGTTCCTGCGCGGCCAGGGCAGCCCGGTGGGGCTGGTCCACGGCCTCTTCCTGGGCCTGGTGGTACTCAACCTCACCGCCGGCTTCCAGACCCTGGGCACCCTGATGGCGGTGGGCCTGATGATGCTGCCGGCCACCACCGCGCGCTTCTGGAGCCAGCGCCTAGAGGGGCTGATCGGCATCGCCATCCTGGTGGCCCTGGTAGCCAGCAGCGGTGGGCTGTTGCTCTCCTACCACCTCAACCTGCCCTCGGGCCCCTCGATCATCCTGCTGGCCGGGGGCGGTTACCTGCTCTCGGCCCTGGTGGGTCGCCACCACAGCCTGCTCGCCCGGCTACGCCGCCGCGCCACGCCGCTGGGCGCCCCGGAACACGACTGA
- a CDS encoding zinc ABC transporter substrate-binding protein codes for MRPPLPASIALGLAALLTLPSTHADERMQVLASFSILADMVENIGGEHVAVTALVGPDSDAHVYSPRPTDARALAEADLVVFNGLQFEGWMERLIDASDYAGPLVTTTDGIRQLDYHGQDDHDAHGHDDHDDHGHDDHGHDDHGHDDHDHDDHDHGDLDPHGWQDLNAGKVYVANIRDGLIQADPGNADAYSANAERFLDEIAATDAEIRALIDEIPSSTSVITGHDSFGHFAHAYGLRFLAPQGLSTEADPSAADMAALIEVIREQEVRALFHENMTSPALLEQLAEETGLPIAGTLYADALASEGEASTWLGMLRHNANTLHDALAEPDNHDAADMGDSGDHGHEH; via the coding sequence ATGCGTCCGCCGCTCCCCGCCTCCATCGCCCTGGGCCTGGCCGCCCTGCTCACCCTGCCCAGCACCCATGCCGATGAGCGTATGCAGGTGCTGGCCAGCTTCAGCATCCTCGCCGACATGGTCGAGAACATCGGTGGCGAGCATGTCGCGGTCACCGCCCTGGTGGGCCCCGACAGCGACGCCCACGTGTACTCGCCGCGCCCCACCGACGCCCGCGCCCTGGCCGAGGCCGACCTGGTGGTCTTCAACGGCCTGCAGTTCGAGGGCTGGATGGAGCGCCTGATCGACGCCAGCGACTACGCCGGCCCCCTGGTGACCACCACCGACGGCATCCGCCAACTGGACTATCACGGCCAGGACGATCACGACGCCCACGGCCATGACGATCATGACGACCACGGCCATGACGATCACGGCCATGACGATCACGGCCACGACGATCACGACCACGACGATCACGACCACGGCGACCTGGACCCCCACGGCTGGCAGGACCTGAATGCCGGCAAGGTCTACGTGGCCAATATCCGCGACGGCCTGATCCAGGCCGACCCGGGCAACGCCGACGCCTACAGCGCCAACGCCGAGCGCTTCCTCGACGAGATCGCCGCCACCGACGCCGAAATCCGCGCGCTGATCGACGAGATCCCTTCCTCCACCAGCGTGATCACCGGCCACGACTCCTTCGGCCACTTCGCCCATGCCTACGGACTACGCTTCCTGGCCCCCCAGGGGCTCTCCACCGAGGCCGACCCCAGCGCCGCCGACATGGCCGCGCTGATCGAGGTGATCCGCGAGCAGGAGGTGCGCGCCCTGTTCCACGAGAACATGACCAGCCCCGCCCTGCTCGAGCAACTCGCCGAGGAGACCGGCCTGCCCATCGCCGGCACCCTCTACGCCGATGCCCTGGCCAGCGAAGGCGAGGCCAGCACCTGGCTGGGCATGCTGCGCCACAACGCCAATACCCTCCACGACGCCCTGGCCGAGCCGGACAACCACGACGCGGCCGACATGGGCGACTCCGGGGATCATGGTCACGAGCATTGA
- a CDS encoding ABC transporter substrate-binding protein: MTQPRQFALGTLAASLLLASQAATAEITDNEIRIGYLADMTGAYRDPIGPLGEDAIRMAIEEMGGSVAGAEVVLFSADDRNSPDVGSSVVREWIDERNVDMVTGLVASSVTLASVKLLEEENRLGLVNGAVSSGVTNESCSPNHIHWVYDTWAMSNGTASAITQEGNTDWYLLSADYSFGHALEHDVTRVVEENGGNIVGSTRHPFPSSDFSSFMLQAQASNADVIALNNAGSDTINAIRTAGQFGITQAGQILAGMVLFSTDIRSLGQEIAQGLQFTTAWFYDLDEEARAWAERFRERTGSMPTQVHAGLYSSTLHYLQAIDAIGNDEAQAVRQQMAATPIDDMFASGGYIREDGRMVHDMYLVEVKSPEEAVDEDDLFRLVRTIPAAEAFRPLAESQCRLVNQSS; this comes from the coding sequence ATGACCCAACCCCGTCAGTTCGCTCTGGGCACGCTCGCTGCCTCCCTGCTGCTCGCCTCCCAGGCCGCCACCGCCGAGATCACCGACAACGAGATCCGCATCGGCTACCTCGCCGACATGACCGGCGCCTACCGCGACCCCATCGGCCCGCTGGGCGAGGATGCCATCCGGATGGCCATCGAGGAGATGGGCGGCAGCGTGGCCGGCGCCGAGGTAGTGCTGTTCAGTGCCGATGACCGCAACAGTCCCGACGTCGGCTCCAGCGTGGTACGCGAGTGGATCGATGAGCGCAATGTCGACATGGTCACCGGCCTGGTGGCCTCCTCGGTGACCCTCGCCTCGGTCAAGCTGCTGGAGGAGGAAAACCGTCTCGGGCTGGTCAACGGTGCCGTTTCCTCCGGCGTGACCAACGAGAGCTGCTCGCCGAACCATATTCATTGGGTCTATGACACCTGGGCCATGTCCAACGGCACCGCCAGCGCCATCACCCAGGAAGGCAACACCGACTGGTACCTGCTCAGCGCCGACTACTCCTTCGGTCATGCCCTGGAGCACGACGTGACCCGCGTGGTGGAAGAGAACGGCGGCAACATCGTCGGCAGCACCCGCCACCCCTTCCCCAGCAGCGACTTCTCGTCGTTCATGCTCCAGGCCCAGGCCTCCAACGCCGATGTGATCGCGCTGAACAACGCCGGCTCCGACACCATCAATGCGATTCGCACCGCCGGACAGTTCGGCATCACCCAGGCCGGGCAGATCCTCGCCGGCATGGTGCTGTTCAGCACCGACATTCGCAGCCTGGGACAGGAGATCGCCCAGGGTCTGCAGTTCACTACTGCCTGGTTCTATGACCTGGACGAGGAGGCGCGCGCCTGGGCCGAACGCTTCCGCGAACGCACCGGCAGCATGCCCACCCAGGTCCACGCCGGCCTCTACTCCAGCACCCTGCATTACCTGCAAGCCATCGATGCCATCGGCAACGACGAGGCGCAGGCGGTTCGCCAGCAGATGGCGGCAACCCCGATCGACGACATGTTCGCCAGCGGCGGCTATATCCGCGAGGACGGCCGCATGGTCCACGACATGTACCTGGTGGAGGTGAAATCCCCCGAGGAAGCCGTCGACGAGGACGACCTCTTCCGCCTGGTGCGCACTATCCCCGCCGCTGAGGCCTTTCGCCCACTGGCCGAGAGCCAATGCCGCCTGGTCAATCAGAGCAGTTGA
- the bktB gene encoding beta-ketothiolase BktB has protein sequence MHLDSVVILGGARTAIGGFGGSLSGLAPHELGTVTAREALARAGVEAAAIDHAVYGHIITTGPQDAYLARHIARAAGVHDEAGAFNVNRLCGSGVQALLSAAQQIALGDSRLALAGGAESMSRGAYLLPPQARSGLRMGHASVTDLTLGILSDPFDSGHMGCTAENIASRYGLSREAVDRFAMQSHHKAARAIAEGRFAAQIVPVTVREGKQERVFDRDEHVRDGVTLEDLARLRPAFQKEGLVTAGNASGLNDGAASLVLASAEEAERRGLTPRARLITGTVAGVEPHLMGLGPIPAVRRCLEQAGLTIGDIDVIESNEAFAAQAMAVAEELAFPAEKLNPNGGAVGLGHPVGATGAILVIKALAELERTGGRYGLITLCIGGGQGIALLIERC, from the coding sequence ATGCACCTTGATTCCGTCGTCATCCTGGGGGGAGCCCGCACCGCCATCGGCGGCTTCGGCGGCAGCCTCTCGGGCCTCGCCCCCCATGAGCTCGGCACCGTCACCGCCCGGGAGGCGCTTGCGCGTGCCGGCGTCGAGGCCGCGGCCATCGACCACGCCGTCTACGGCCATATCATCACCACCGGCCCCCAGGACGCCTACCTGGCCCGGCATATCGCCCGGGCGGCCGGCGTGCACGACGAGGCCGGCGCCTTCAACGTCAACCGCTTGTGCGGCTCCGGGGTGCAGGCCCTGCTCTCCGCCGCCCAGCAGATCGCCCTGGGCGACAGCCGCCTGGCCCTGGCCGGTGGCGCCGAGTCCATGAGCCGCGGCGCCTACCTGCTGCCTCCCCAGGCGCGTAGCGGCCTGCGCATGGGCCACGCCAGCGTCACCGACCTGACCCTGGGCATCCTCAGCGACCCCTTCGACAGCGGCCATATGGGCTGCACCGCCGAGAACATCGCCAGCCGCTACGGCCTGAGTCGCGAGGCGGTGGACCGCTTCGCCATGCAGAGCCACCACAAGGCGGCCCGAGCCATCGCCGAGGGGCGCTTCGCGGCGCAGATCGTGCCGGTAACCGTGCGCGAGGGGAAGCAGGAGCGCGTCTTCGACCGCGACGAGCACGTGCGCGACGGCGTCACCCTGGAGGACCTGGCCCGGCTCAGGCCCGCCTTCCAGAAGGAGGGGCTGGTCACCGCCGGCAACGCCTCGGGCCTCAACGACGGGGCGGCCAGCCTGGTGCTGGCCAGCGCCGAGGAGGCCGAGCGCCGTGGTCTGACGCCCCGGGCGCGGCTGATCACCGGCACCGTCGCCGGGGTCGAGCCGCACCTGATGGGGCTGGGGCCGATTCCCGCCGTGCGCCGCTGCCTGGAGCAGGCCGGCCTGACCATCGGCGATATCGATGTCATCGAGTCCAACGAGGCCTTCGCCGCCCAGGCCATGGCGGTGGCCGAGGAGCTGGCGTTTCCGGCAGAGAAGCTCAACCCCAACGGCGGCGCCGTGGGCCTTGGCCACCCGGTGGGCGCCACCGGCGCCATCCTGGTGATCAAGGCGCTGGCCGAGCTCGAGCGCACCGGCGGCCGCTACGGCCTGATCACCCTGTGCATCGGCGGCGGCCAGGGCATCGCCCTGCTCATCGAGCGCTGTTGA
- a CDS encoding acyl-CoA synthetase: MTSTTTRIQQHTIGAALARSARKNASRPALTFADRRWTYAELDRAVNRVAHALIDAGLTPGDRLAVYGKNSDAYVIAWLAATRAGLVHVPINFALSSEELSYILEQSGASGLLSDLSLADKVEAASGAAGLALSGTLHAPQNGGFDVLKAALAEGDDTEPAVELDGQSLAQLLYTSGTTAAPKAAMMTHQALLAEYMACMVELDIKADEPMLAALPLYHSAQMHVFLMPALLLGAPVHLREAPAADDCLEQIERHGIASFFAPPTVWIGLLRHPEFDRRDLSRLKKAYYGASIMPVPVLEELRRRIPGVGPYNCYGQSEIAPLATVLRPEEHDARPASAGRPILTVETRIVDAEMNDVPPGEHGEIIHRSPQLLTGYWDKPEMTEEAFLGGWFHSGDVGYIDEEGYLFIVDRIKDVINTGGVLVASREVEEVLFQHAAVSEVAVIGLPDEKWIEAITAVVVLKEGEEVSEAALIEHVREHMAPYKVPKQIHFSDALPKSTAGKILKRHLRKELQA, translated from the coding sequence ATGACAAGCACAACGACACGCATCCAGCAGCACACCATCGGCGCGGCCCTGGCGCGCAGCGCCCGCAAGAACGCCAGCCGCCCGGCCCTGACCTTCGCTGATCGCCGGTGGACCTATGCCGAGCTCGACCGCGCGGTGAACCGGGTCGCCCACGCCCTGATCGACGCCGGCCTCACCCCCGGCGATCGCCTCGCGGTCTACGGCAAGAACTCCGATGCCTACGTGATCGCCTGGCTGGCCGCCACCCGGGCCGGCCTGGTCCATGTGCCGATCAACTTCGCCCTGAGCAGCGAGGAGCTCAGCTACATCCTCGAGCAATCCGGCGCCAGCGGCCTGCTCAGCGACCTCAGCCTGGCCGACAAGGTGGAGGCTGCCAGCGGTGCGGCCGGCCTGGCGCTCTCGGGCACCCTGCATGCCCCCCAGAACGGCGGCTTCGACGTGCTGAAGGCGGCCCTCGCCGAGGGCGACGACACCGAGCCGGCGGTGGAGCTCGATGGCCAGAGCCTGGCCCAGCTGCTCTATACCTCGGGCACCACCGCCGCGCCCAAGGCGGCGATGATGACCCACCAGGCCCTGCTCGCCGAGTACATGGCCTGCATGGTGGAGCTCGACATCAAGGCCGACGAGCCGATGCTGGCCGCGCTGCCCCTCTACCATTCGGCCCAGATGCACGTCTTCCTGATGCCGGCCCTGCTGCTGGGGGCACCGGTGCACCTGCGCGAGGCGCCCGCCGCCGACGACTGCCTGGAACAGATCGAACGCCACGGCATCGCCTCCTTCTTTGCCCCGCCCACGGTGTGGATCGGCCTGCTGCGCCACCCCGAGTTCGACCGCCGCGACCTGAGCCGGCTGAAGAAGGCCTACTACGGCGCCTCCATCATGCCGGTGCCGGTGCTCGAGGAGCTGCGCCGGCGCATCCCCGGCGTGGGGCCCTACAACTGCTACGGCCAGAGCGAGATCGCCCCGCTGGCCACGGTGCTGCGACCCGAGGAGCACGATGCCCGGCCGGCCTCGGCGGGCCGCCCCATCCTCACCGTGGAGACGCGCATCGTCGACGCCGAGATGAACGACGTCCCGCCGGGCGAGCATGGCGAGATCATCCACCGCTCGCCTCAGCTGCTCACCGGCTACTGGGACAAGCCGGAGATGACCGAGGAGGCCTTCCTGGGCGGCTGGTTCCACTCCGGCGATGTGGGCTACATCGATGAGGAGGGCTACCTCTTCATCGTCGACCGCATCAAGGATGTCATCAACACCGGCGGCGTGCTGGTGGCCAGTCGCGAGGTGGAGGAGGTGCTGTTCCAGCACGCCGCCGTCTCCGAAGTGGCCGTGATCGGCCTGCCCGACGAGAAGTGGATCGAGGCGATTACCGCCGTGGTGGTGCTCAAGGAGGGCGAAGAGGTCAGCGAGGCGGCACTGATCGAGCACGTTCGCGAGCACATGGCCCCCTACAAGGTGCCCAAGCAGATCCATTTCAGCGATGCCCTGCCCAAGAGCACCGCCGGCAAGATTCTCAAGCGACACCTACGCAAGGAGCTGCAAGCGTGA
- a CDS encoding acyl-CoA dehydrogenase family protein: MICRFLDQEVAPHYDAWEEAGEVPRELWRRMGEAGLLGIDMPEPLGGAGADFAITQRVIEEISRRGFGGLASAYNIHANIVMPYLLHIATPAQQQRWLPAMASGEAIGAIAMTEPGAGSDLAGMQSRARRTESGWRLDGGKIFITNGQVADMVIVCAKTDPEAGARGVSLFLVDTALPGFSRGQPIKKIGQHASDTAELFFDGIELPREALLGEEGRGFAYLMQELPRERLGVGTQALGAMEGALALTLEYVRERRAFGQRVGDFQNTRFTLAGVQADIAMARAYLEKCMAQYRQGSMGPTEAAILKLRLTEMQCATADTCLQLFGGYGYTREYPISRFYLDARVQTIYAGTSEIMKEVVARSMLGKA; encoded by the coding sequence ATGATCTGCCGCTTCCTCGACCAGGAGGTGGCGCCCCACTACGACGCCTGGGAGGAGGCCGGCGAGGTGCCCCGCGAGCTGTGGCGGCGCATGGGCGAGGCGGGGCTGCTGGGCATCGACATGCCGGAGCCGCTGGGCGGTGCCGGCGCCGACTTCGCCATCACCCAGCGGGTCATCGAGGAGATCTCGCGGCGTGGCTTCGGCGGCCTGGCCAGCGCCTACAACATCCACGCCAATATCGTCATGCCCTACCTGCTGCATATCGCCACCCCGGCGCAGCAGCAACGCTGGCTGCCGGCCATGGCCAGCGGCGAGGCGATCGGCGCCATCGCCATGACCGAGCCCGGTGCCGGCAGCGACCTGGCCGGCATGCAGAGCCGCGCCCGACGCACCGAGAGCGGCTGGCGACTGGACGGCGGCAAGATTTTCATCACCAACGGCCAGGTGGCCGACATGGTGATCGTCTGCGCCAAGACCGACCCCGAGGCCGGCGCCAGGGGGGTCTCGCTGTTCCTGGTCGACACCGCCCTGCCCGGCTTCTCGCGCGGCCAGCCGATCAAGAAGATCGGCCAGCATGCCAGCGACACCGCCGAGCTGTTCTTCGACGGCATCGAGCTGCCACGGGAGGCCCTGCTCGGCGAGGAGGGCCGCGGCTTCGCCTATCTGATGCAGGAACTGCCCCGGGAGCGCCTCGGCGTCGGCACCCAGGCCCTGGGTGCCATGGAGGGGGCCCTGGCGCTGACCCTGGAATACGTCAGGGAGCGCCGCGCCTTCGGCCAGCGGGTGGGCGACTTCCAGAACACCCGCTTCACCCTGGCCGGCGTGCAGGCCGACATCGCGATGGCGCGCGCCTACCTGGAGAAGTGCATGGCGCAGTACCGCCAGGGCAGCATGGGCCCCACCGAGGCCGCCATCCTCAAGCTGCGCCTCACCGAAATGCAGTGCGCCACCGCCGATACCTGCCTGCAGCTGTTCGGCGGCTACGGCTACACCCGCGAATATCCCATCTCGCGCTTCTATCTGGATGCCCGGGTGCAGACCATCTATGCCGGCACTTCCGAGATCATGAAGGAGGTCGTTGCCCGCTCGATGCTGGGCAAGGCCTGA
- a CDS encoding nucleotidyltransferase domain-containing protein yields the protein MRLTRSQRDIILADVQAHLGKEVEVRLFGSRLDDTRRGGDLDLLLVSNHPISRLQRAELKQALEARLQLPVDIVTYAQGDEPTPFQAIALKQASPIDAEDAA from the coding sequence ATGCGACTCACCCGATCCCAGCGAGACATCATCCTTGCCGATGTGCAGGCGCACCTCGGCAAGGAGGTCGAGGTACGCCTCTTCGGCTCACGCCTTGACGACACCCGCCGAGGTGGTGACCTCGACCTGCTGCTGGTCTCGAATCACCCCATCTCCCGCCTTCAGCGAGCCGAGCTGAAGCAGGCCCTCGAAGCTCGGCTGCAACTGCCTGTGGATATCGTGACTTATGCACAGGGAGATGAGCCAACACCCTTCCAGGCCATCGCCTTGAAACAGGCCAGCCCGATCGATGCCGAGGATGCGGCATGA
- a CDS encoding aldo/keto reductase — MNSVTARLKAVASPGIGLGCMNLSHGYGQPVPEAAGLRALEEAFEMGYRHFDTATLYGATANERLVGKALAAKRHEILLASKCGMAVDPEQGRKVIDGRPATLRRQCEESLARLQTDHLDLYYLHRWDKGVPIEESVGELARLVEEGKIGAIGLSEVSAATLRQARAEHPIAAVQTEYSLWTRNPEIAVLEACREADTLFVAFSPLGRGFLAGAVRTSEGLVEGDVRVGMPRFGPANLAQNLALLAELEAMAGELEITSGQLALAWLRARGDDIIPIPGTRSIAHMCENLAADAVKVDAASVERLDALFTPERIAGARYGEALQAEVDTEEFA, encoded by the coding sequence ATGAATTCCGTGACCGCTCGCCTGAAGGCCGTCGCCTCTCCCGGCATCGGCCTGGGCTGCATGAACCTCTCCCACGGCTACGGCCAGCCGGTTCCCGAGGCCGCGGGGCTGCGCGCGCTGGAAGAGGCCTTCGAGATGGGCTATCGCCATTTCGATACCGCCACCCTGTATGGCGCCACCGCCAACGAACGGCTGGTGGGCAAGGCGCTCGCCGCCAAGCGCCACGAGATCCTGCTGGCCAGCAAGTGTGGCATGGCCGTGGACCCGGAACAGGGCCGGAAGGTGATCGACGGCCGCCCGGCCACCCTGCGCCGCCAGTGCGAGGAGAGCCTCGCGCGCCTGCAGACCGACCACCTGGACCTCTACTACCTGCATCGCTGGGACAAGGGCGTACCCATCGAGGAGAGCGTGGGCGAATTGGCCCGACTTGTAGAGGAAGGCAAGATCGGCGCCATCGGCCTCTCCGAGGTCTCGGCGGCCACCCTGCGCCAGGCGCGGGCCGAGCATCCCATCGCTGCGGTGCAGACGGAGTACTCGCTGTGGACCCGCAACCCCGAGATCGCGGTGCTCGAGGCATGCCGCGAGGCGGACACCCTGTTCGTCGCCTTCAGCCCGCTGGGACGCGGCTTCCTGGCCGGCGCGGTACGCACGAGCGAAGGCCTGGTCGAGGGCGACGTACGCGTCGGCATGCCGCGCTTTGGCCCCGCCAACCTGGCGCAGAACCTGGCCTTGCTGGCCGAGCTCGAGGCGATGGCCGGCGAGCTCGAGATCACCAGCGGGCAGTTGGCGCTGGCCTGGCTGCGCGCCAGGGGCGACGACATCATCCCGATCCCCGGCACCCGTTCCATCGCCCATATGTGCGAGAACCTGGCCGCCGATGCCGTGAAGGTGGACGCCGCCAGCGTGGAGCGCCTCGACGCTCTCTTCACTCCCGAACGCATCGCCGGTGCTCGCTACGGCGAGGCACTCCAGGCTGAGGTCGACACCGAGGAGTTCGCCTGA
- a CDS encoding metal ABC transporter ATP-binding protein: MSRLQLEDLSLARGGRTVLEHLEGRFQDGAITALMGTNGAGKSTLISAMMGMLRPLSGRVVCQVPKERRAWLPQQLALDLTFPMSVEELIMTGTWPSHGATRGYCAAHYRRGREIMARLGISHLAHRQLGELSGGQRQRALIGRTLMQEAELLLLDEPFANVDIETVDVLMDVLRDMARDGATIVVVLHDLEQLSRLADDVLILAGGHGRWASPESLLERYAGQPPRAPRLPLTFPDTLDAGTA, translated from the coding sequence ATGTCGCGTCTGCAGCTGGAGGACCTGTCCCTGGCTCGCGGCGGCCGCACCGTGCTGGAGCACCTCGAGGGGCGCTTCCAGGACGGCGCCATCACCGCCCTGATGGGCACCAACGGTGCCGGCAAGAGCACCCTGATCAGCGCCATGATGGGCATGCTGCGGCCGCTTTCCGGGCGTGTGGTCTGCCAGGTACCCAAGGAGCGCCGCGCCTGGCTGCCCCAGCAGCTGGCCCTGGATCTCACCTTCCCGATGAGCGTGGAAGAGCTGATCATGACCGGCACCTGGCCCAGCCACGGCGCCACGCGGGGCTACTGCGCGGCCCACTACCGCCGCGGCCGCGAGATCATGGCCCGCCTGGGCATCTCCCACCTCGCCCATCGCCAGTTGGGCGAGCTCTCCGGCGGCCAGCGCCAGCGCGCGCTGATCGGCCGCACCCTGATGCAGGAGGCCGAACTGCTGCTGCTCGACGAGCCCTTCGCCAACGTCGACATCGAGACGGTGGATGTGCTCATGGACGTGCTGCGCGACATGGCCCGAGACGGCGCCACCATCGTGGTGGTGCTCCACGACCTGGAGCAGCTCTCGCGCCTGGCCGACGACGTGCTGATTCTGGCCGGCGGCCACGGCCGCTGGGCGAGCCCCGAATCGCTACTCGAGCGCTATGCCGGGCAGCCGCCCCGCGCACCGCGCCTGCCTCTCACCTTCCCGGATACCCTCGATGCTGGAACTGCTTGA